In Brachionichthys hirsutus isolate HB-005 chromosome 5, CSIRO-AGI_Bhir_v1, whole genome shotgun sequence, a single genomic region encodes these proteins:
- the LOC137893636 gene encoding sodium- and chloride-dependent GABA transporter 2-like — translation MDNLSQRDPFNGHSMPLDIVSNTEEKMMDRGQWGNKLEFVLSVVGTIIGLGNVWRFPYLCYKNGGGAFFIPYLIFMIACGIPLFLLETSVGQYTSEGGITAWRKICPLFEGLGYATQVIVALVNIYYIIVLAWAIFFLSHSFTWDLPWASCNNTWNTDSCVTFQKGNSSMDLHVNATSPVIEFWERRVLRISSGIHDLGSLNWDLVICLAIAWVMCYFSIWKGVKSTGKVVYFTATFPYAMLLILLIRGVTLPGASGGIYFYLYPNLQRLSDPQVWMDAGTQIFFSFAICTSSLTALGSYNKYNNNCFRKGRKDCLCLCFLNSATSFIAGFAVFSILGFMSYEQNLHISEVAESGPGLAFIAYPRAVSMMPFSPLWACCFFIMIVFLGLDGQFVSVESLVTSVVDMYPSTFRRKNRRELFILAVAVVSFLIGLIMLTEGGMYVFQLFDYYAASGMCLLFVALFETVCIAWVYGVDRFYDNIEDMIGYRPGPVIKYCWLFFTPTICLGTFVFALIKYSPLKYNNKYVYPWWGNAIGWILALSSMLCIPVWMAVKLYSTPGTLRQRLVLLTTASIELPKTMQEQERLQAVLAAEGETLHQKSLPTKDGYFPVDEKESNC, via the exons ATGGATAACTTATCACAGAGAGATCCCTTCAATGGACACAGCATGCCACTGGACATTGTGTCCAATACCGAGGAGAAGATGATGGACAGGGGTCAGTGGGGCAACAAACTAGAATTTGTTCTGTCGGTGGTTGGAACAATTATCGGCCTGGGGAACGTCTGGCGTTTCCCCTACCTGTGTTATAAAAATGGAGGAG GCGCCTTCTTCATCCCGTACCTCATCTTCATGATTGCTTGTGGCATCCCACTCTTCTTACTGGAAACATCTGTGGGCCAGTACACCAGTGAGGGTGGTATCACCGCCTGGAGGAAAATCTGCCCATTGTTTGAAG GACTGGGTTATGCCACTCAGGTCATTGTCGCTCTGGTTAACATCTACTACATCATTGTGTTAGCCTGGGCCATTTTCTTCTTATCCCACTCCTTCACCTGGGATTTGCCTTGGGCTTCCTGCAACAACACGTGGAATACAG ATTCCTGTGTGACATTCCAGAAGGGAAACAGCTCCATGGATCTCCATGTGAACGCCACCTCTCCTGTTATTGAGTTCTGGGA GAGACGAGTTCTGAGGATATCATCAGGAATTCATGACCTCGGGTCTCTGAACTGGGACCTCGTCATCTGTCTGGCCATTGCGTGGGTTATGTGCTACTTCAGCATCTGGAAGGGAGTCAAGTCTACCGGAAAG GTGGTTTACTTCACAGCTACCTTcccctatgctatgctactgatTCTTCTGATCAGAGGGGTCACCCTGCCAGGAGCCTCCGGAGGAATCTACTTCTACCTCTACCCCAACCTTCAACGCCTGTCTGACCCGCAG GTGTGGATGGACGCTGGCACTCAGATCTTCTTCTCGTTCGCTATCTGCACGAGTTCTCTTACCGCGCTGGGAAGCTACAACAAATATAACAACAACTGCTTCAGGAAAGGACGGAA GGATTGCCTCTGCCTCTGTTTCCTGAACAGTGCTACGAGTTTTATTGCAGGATTCGCCGTCTTTTCCATCCTGGGTTTCATGTCCTACGAGCAGAATTTGCACATCTCAGAAGTGGCTGAATCTG GTCCGGGTCTGGCCTTCATAGCCTACCCTCGCGCTGTATCCATGatgcctttctctcctctgtggGCCTGCTGCTTCTTCATTATGATTGTCTTTCTAGGACTGGACGGTCAG TTTGTAAGTGTGGAGAGCCTGGTGACGTCCGTAGTAGACATGTACCCCTCAACCTTCCGGCGTAAGAACCGTAGGGAGCTCTTCATCCTGGCGGTGGCTGTGGTGTCCttcctcatcgggctcatcatGTTGACAGAG GGGGGCATGTATGTCTTCCAGCTCTTTGACTACTATGCAGCCAGTGGGATGTGCCTGCTCTTCGTAGCTCTCTTTGAGACTGTTTGCATCGCTTGGGTTTATG GAGTAGACCGTTTCTATGACAACATAGAGGACATGATTGGCTATCGCCCTGGCCCTGTCATTAAGTACTGCTGGCTCTTCTTCACCCCTACAATATGCTTG GGAACCTTTGTTTTCGCCTTAATCAAGTACTCGCCGCTgaagtacaacaacaaatatgtaTACCCGTGGTGGGGCAATGCCATCGGCTGGATCCTGGCCCTGTCCTCCATgctgtgtatccctgtgtggaTGGCAGTGAAGCTGTACTCCACCCCAGGAACGCTGAGACAG CGCCTCGTTCTCTTGACCACTGCTTCTATCGAGCTACCGAAGACGATGCAGGAACAGGAGAGATTGCAGGCCGTCTTGGCAGCAGAAGGCGAAACGCTCCATCAGAAGTCGCTTCCCACGAAGGATGGCTACTTCCCTGTAGATGAAAAGGAGTCTAACTGCTAG